A stretch of the Argentina anserina chromosome 6, drPotAnse1.1, whole genome shotgun sequence genome encodes the following:
- the LOC126799428 gene encoding probable inactive shikimate kinase like 1, chloroplastic, which produces MEITRTLLPSSPRSKLLLRPPPLFHFHVSPSSSLTPDVLQSQSSLPIASRSHFRKPLSASDGSTSATKVAADDASLEVKKKAMDVSPELKGTTIFLVGMKSSIKTSLGNFLANVLRYYYFDSDHLVEEAAGTLSATKSLRETDKSGFQESETEVLKQLSSMGRLVVCAGDGATQSSTNLALLRHGITIWIDVPLDIVARGMVGDQSQLFAYNLSTSASYPEVLTRLSTSYEELRVGYAIADATVSVQQVAGKLGYDEIDDVTTEDMALEVLKEVEKLTRVKKMMEAAARPF; this is translated from the exons ATGGAGATTACAAGGACTCTCCTCCCTTCCTCCCCTCGTTCTAAACTCCTCCTCCGCCCTCCTCCGTTATTCCATTTTCACGTCTCGCCGTCCAGTTCGTTGACCCCAGATGTCCTTCAGTCTCAGAGCTCACTGCCCATTGCCTCTCGCTCTCACTTCCGTAAACCTCTCTCCGCTTCCGATGGTAGCACTTCCG CAACTAAGGTTGCTGCGGATGATGCCTCTCTTGAAGTGAAG AAGAAGGCAATGGATGTATCACCTGAACTCAAAGGAACTACCATATTCCTTGTCG GAATGAAGAGCTCCATAAAGACCAGTTTGGGAAATTTCCTTGCCAATGTGTTACGTTACTATTACTTTGACAG TGATCATTTGGTTGAGGAAGCTGCTGGCACTCTATCTGCCACCAAATCTTTAAGGGAGACTGACAAGAGTGGTTTCCAGGAGTCTGAG ACTGAAGTGTTGAAACAATTATCATCCATGGGTCGGTTAGTGGTCTGTGCTGGAGATGGTGCAACTCAGAGTTCAACAAATCT GGCTCTTTTAAGACATGGGATCACGATATGGATTGATGTACCTTTAGACATTGTGGCCAGGGGTATGGTCGGAGATCAAAGTCAGCTCTTTGCATACAATCTATCTACTTCGGCATCTTATCCAGAG GTTTTGACTCGCCTAAGTACTTCATATGAAGAGTTGAGGGTCGGATATGCGATAGCTGATGCAACCGTATCTGTTCAGC AAGTAGCTGGTAAGTTGGGATATGATGAGATCGATGATGTAACAACCGAAGACATGGCATTGGAG GTTCTGAAGGAGGTAGAGAAATTGACTAGagtgaagaagatgatggaaGCAGCAGCAAGACCCTTTTAA